A region from the Nitrospirota bacterium genome encodes:
- a CDS encoding (d)CMP kinase — protein sequence MNNIITIDGPSGAGKSAIARQLAQRLGYTYLDTGALYRAVAWKVRHDNADPDDSKHLQDLLRKINITLSENKIIVNGTDVTSMIRTPEISELSSKVSAIPVVRKHLFKLQREIGLKGRVVIEGRDTGTVIFPEANNKFFMDATPEERGRRRYEELKGKNPETTLKETIDGIKTRDERDSTRQSAPLKRTDDMIYIDTSNLTIEQVITKIMGSLKTT from the coding sequence ATGAATAATATTATAACAATAGACGGTCCTTCAGGCGCAGGCAAGAGCGCCATAGCAAGACAGCTTGCTCAAAGACTCGGCTACACATATCTTGACACAGGCGCGCTTTACAGGGCTGTCGCATGGAAAGTAAGGCATGATAATGCAGACCCTGATGACAGCAAACACCTTCAGGACCTTCTCAGAAAAATCAATATCACCCTTTCAGAAAACAAGATTATTGTAAATGGGACAGATGTTACTTCTATGATACGGACGCCGGAGATATCAGAATTAAGCTCCAAGGTTTCTGCCATTCCAGTTGTCAGGAAGCATCTCTTCAAACTGCAAAGGGAAATCGGGCTTAAAGGCAGGGTGGTCATTGAAGGAAGGGACACCGGCACTGTTATTTTTCCCGAGGCGAATAATAAATTTTTTATGGACGCAACTCCGGAAGAAAGAGGCAGAAGGAGATACGAGGAATTAAAGGGGAAAAACCCTGAAACAACACTGAAAGAAACTATTGACGGCATTAAGACAAGAGACGAAAGGGACTCAACAAGGCAGAGCGCACCGCTTAAAAGGACTGATGACATGATTTATATTGACACCAGCAATCTTACAATTGAGCAGGTTATCACAAAAATAATGGGGTCGCTGAAAACAACTTGA
- a CDS encoding 1-acyl-sn-glycerol-3-phosphate acyltransferase translates to MKIKSFSDFFYLVITTVLIRLIVRSCGRVYIKGADNIPLEGGVIIAVNHTSYLDPPLIGTVTPRRATFMARKGLFSIPLLGWVIKHYAFPVDRAKTLPSTIKEAVRRLKNGELLVIFPEGRRSETGELTEGKRGVGMVAALSKAVVVPAFISGTDKMLPVGAKWLKRADILVMFGRPLDFHITNSRDEDLHISITQKIMTAIGELKKSYADNSG, encoded by the coding sequence TTGAAGATAAAATCATTCAGTGATTTTTTCTATTTAGTGATTACCACTGTGCTGATAAGGCTTATTGTGCGCAGCTGCGGCCGTGTGTATATTAAAGGAGCGGACAACATCCCGTTGGAGGGAGGAGTAATTATAGCAGTAAATCACACAAGTTATTTAGACCCTCCGCTTATTGGCACAGTGACTCCGAGGAGGGCCACATTTATGGCAAGAAAGGGGCTTTTCAGCATTCCCCTGCTCGGCTGGGTTATTAAACACTATGCATTCCCTGTAGACAGGGCCAAGACGCTTCCGTCAACAATAAAAGAAGCAGTCCGGAGGCTGAAAAACGGTGAACTGCTCGTCATTTTTCCTGAAGGAAGGAGGAGCGAGACAGGGGAGCTGACCGAAGGCAAAAGAGGAGTCGGAATGGTAGCGGCGCTGAGCAAGGCAGTCGTCGTGCCTGCGTTTATTTCAGGCACTGACAAAATGCTGCCTGTCGGCGCAAAATGGCTGAAACGGGCTGACATTCTGGTAATGTTCGGCAGGCCTTTGGATTTTCATATAACAAACAGCAGGGATGAGGATTTACATATATCCATTACTCAAAAAATCATGACCGCAATCGGAGAACTAAAAAAAAGCTATGCAGATAATAGTGGCTAA
- a CDS encoding 4-hydroxy-3-methylbut-2-enyl diphosphate reductase: MQIIVAKKAGFCFGVKRAIDITFALAKDTAGTYTLGPLIHNPHVINKLISQGVAPTEDVQSQKIKTLIIRTHGISPQLYEKISKIGYKIVDATCPFVKKAQKFAQTLKEEGYQVLIVGDKEHPEVQALLGFAGDNVLVVNSSNPLPPFKNRVGIIVQTTQPFEALKKIVSGVLGIAKEVKVYNTICNSTSQRLEETKNLAKEVDAMIIVGGKNSANTTQLARLSAEICAKVYFIEDAGELREEWFKGVKKVGVTGGASTPAWIIDRVVAKLSEISVKT, translated from the coding sequence ATGCAGATAATAGTGGCTAAAAAAGCAGGGTTTTGTTTTGGTGTTAAACGGGCTATAGATATTACCTTTGCCCTTGCAAAGGATACCGCAGGAACATATACTTTAGGCCCGCTCATACATAATCCCCATGTCATTAATAAACTCATTTCTCAGGGAGTCGCCCCGACTGAGGATGTGCAGTCTCAGAAAATAAAAACCCTTATCATAAGAACGCACGGCATATCTCCCCAGCTTTATGAGAAAATATCAAAAATAGGCTATAAGATTGTGGACGCCACCTGCCCTTTTGTTAAAAAAGCGCAGAAGTTTGCCCAGACACTTAAGGAAGAAGGTTATCAGGTGCTCATCGTCGGCGATAAGGAACATCCGGAGGTTCAGGCATTATTAGGCTTTGCGGGCGATAATGTTCTTGTTGTAAACAGCAGCAACCCCCTCCCGCCTTTTAAAAACAGGGTCGGAATAATTGTTCAGACAACACAGCCGTTTGAAGCGCTTAAAAAAATCGTGAGCGGGGTCCTCGGCATTGCAAAAGAGGTCAAAGTCTATAATACAATATGCAATTCAACATCACAGCGGCTTGAAGAAACAAAAAACCTGGCAAAGGAAGTTGACGCCATGATTATCGTCGGCGGTAAAAACAGCGCCAATACAACGCAACTTGCCAGGCTTTCAGCAGAAATTTGTGCTAAAGTATATTTCATAGAAGATGCCGGCGAGCTTCGGGAAGAGTGGTTTAAAGGGGTGAAAAAAGTCGGCGTGACAGGGGGCGCTTCAACCCCCGCATGGATAATTGACAGGGTAGTTGCAAAACTTAGTGAAATTTCTGTTAAAACATAA
- a CDS encoding 30S ribosomal protein S1, translating into MELQREDLNSLYAETFKGLKGLHEGTIIRGKIILKKQDGIIVNIGCKCEGFIPLTEFSQDELSAAVPGNEIEVYVTNKDVSNGFISLSKDKAAKIKIWDVLENALHQGVPIDGKIVGKVKGGLSVDISGVKAFLPGSQIDLRTLKDTDHLIGQVFPFKVIKVDNKRSNVIVSRRALLENEREKQRETILSTIKEGAVVKGLVKNITDYGAFIDLGGIDGLLHISDMSWGRISHPGELFSIGDTAEVVVLKFDSETARVTLGYKQKKNDPWITAEEKFPCGKMVKGKIINIVDYGIFIEIDEGLEGLVHITELDWAEKIKKPSKYFSIGDVVEAVILKVSCAEKKISLSIKQLKPNPWEIVKQKYTVGQKVIGRVRNFTDFGAFISLEEGVDALLHISDITSAKPIKHPSDVLKKGQEIEATVISIDAEKERMSLGLMEAAGSQATEEATGS; encoded by the coding sequence ATGGAACTGCAAAGAGAAGATTTAAACAGTCTTTATGCCGAAACTTTCAAGGGATTGAAGGGATTGCATGAAGGCACAATCATCAGGGGAAAGATTATCCTGAAGAAACAGGACGGCATTATTGTAAACATAGGCTGCAAGTGCGAGGGATTCATTCCGTTAACTGAATTCTCCCAGGATGAACTCAGCGCCGCAGTCCCAGGCAATGAGATTGAAGTCTATGTAACAAACAAAGATGTCTCAAACGGCTTTATTTCCCTGTCAAAAGACAAGGCTGCAAAAATAAAGATATGGGATGTGTTAGAAAATGCACTGCATCAGGGCGTTCCGATAGACGGGAAAATCGTAGGTAAAGTCAAGGGAGGCTTGAGCGTTGATATTTCAGGGGTTAAAGCCTTTCTCCCCGGCTCTCAGATAGATCTGAGGACCTTAAAAGACACAGACCATCTCATAGGACAGGTATTCCCCTTTAAGGTAATAAAGGTTGATAATAAACGGTCTAACGTAATCGTCTCAAGGCGGGCTCTGCTTGAAAATGAGCGCGAAAAACAAAGGGAAACAATCCTTTCAACTATTAAGGAAGGGGCTGTTGTAAAAGGCCTCGTTAAAAACATAACAGACTACGGGGCCTTTATTGACCTCGGCGGAATAGACGGCCTGCTGCACATATCAGACATGTCCTGGGGCAGGATAAGTCATCCCGGCGAACTGTTCAGCATCGGCGACACCGCCGAGGTAGTCGTGCTTAAATTTGACAGCGAAACGGCAAGGGTTACCCTCGGCTATAAACAGAAAAAAAACGATCCCTGGATTACGGCAGAGGAAAAATTTCCTTGCGGCAAAATGGTTAAAGGAAAAATTATAAATATTGTTGATTATGGGATTTTCATAGAGATTGACGAAGGTCTTGAGGGCCTTGTGCATATAACCGAACTTGACTGGGCGGAGAAAATCAAAAAACCGTCCAAATATTTTTCCATTGGTGATGTTGTTGAGGCAGTCATCCTTAAGGTCTCCTGCGCCGAGAAAAAAATATCGCTGAGCATAAAACAGCTTAAGCCTAATCCGTGGGAGATAGTTAAGCAAAAATACACTGTCGGCCAAAAAGTTATCGGAAGGGTAAGGAATTTTACGGATTTCGGGGCCTTTATAAGCCTGGAAGAAGGCGTGGACGCACTGCTGCACATATCGGACATCACATCCGCCAAGCCCATAAAGCATCCTTCAGACGTCCTTAAGAAAGGACAGGAGATAGAAGCTACTGTTATCAGCATTGACGCAGAAAAAGAAAGAATGTCTCTTGGACTGATGGAAGCTGCCGGCAGCCAGGCAACCGAAGAAGCAACAGGAAGTTAA
- the sppA gene encoding signal peptide peptidase SppA, protein MKKTIIFFSLFAVLIALLSLILALTHKVPLGEHVALIRVEGVIMDSRNAIEELKEYSDDPSIKAIVLRVDSPGGGVAPSQEIYEEIKKVKQKKKVVVSMGSVAASGGYYISCPADKIVANPGTLTGSIGVIMELPNFEGLMNKIGVKTEVIKSGRHKDMASAFRTMLPEERKLLQNVLDDVHEQFINAVADGRNMKVKDIKELADGRIFTGKNAKAIGLADELGNLEDAINLAAKLSGIKGKPKVVTKKEKFSFLNMIADSSLKELIKVKDAVPTVRINYMFAP, encoded by the coding sequence ATGAAAAAAACTATAATCTTTTTCTCCCTCTTTGCTGTGCTCATTGCGCTGTTGAGCCTGATACTGGCGTTGACACACAAAGTGCCGTTAGGCGAGCATGTCGCTCTGATAAGGGTAGAAGGCGTAATTATGGACTCACGGAATGCAATAGAAGAATTGAAGGAATACTCTGACGACCCTTCAATAAAGGCCATTGTCCTGCGCGTTGACTCCCCGGGCGGAGGGGTGGCCCCGTCGCAGGAGATATATGAAGAGATTAAAAAAGTAAAGCAAAAGAAAAAAGTGGTTGTTTCAATGGGCTCTGTGGCAGCATCAGGCGGTTACTATATTTCATGTCCGGCAGACAAAATAGTCGCTAATCCCGGAACGCTTACAGGGTCCATCGGCGTAATAATGGAACTGCCGAACTTTGAAGGACTTATGAATAAAATCGGCGTAAAGACCGAGGTGATAAAAAGCGGCAGGCACAAAGATATGGCCTCGGCCTTCAGGACCATGCTGCCTGAAGAGAGAAAACTTCTTCAGAATGTGCTGGACGATGTCCACGAGCAGTTTATCAATGCAGTTGCCGACGGCAGAAACATGAAAGTTAAAGATATTAAAGAACTTGCCGACGGAAGGATATTCACCGGGAAAAATGCCAAGGCCATCGGTCTTGCCGATGAACTTGGAAATCTTGAGGATGCAATCAATCTTGCGGCAAAACTCAGCGGAATAAAAGGCAAACCCAAGGTTGTCACGAAAAAAGAGAAATTCAGTTTTTTAAACATGATAGCGGACAGTTCATTAAAAGAACTGATAAAGGTGAAGGACGCTGTCCCGACAGTCAGAATAAATTATATGTTTGCGCCATAA
- a CDS encoding integration host factor subunit beta, whose product MTKSVLIEKIAEKVKDLNLTKKQTEVVIETVFESIKEALAKGDKVEVRGFGNFRLRHRKFRKARNPKTGEFVEVQPKKVPFFKVGKELREMINK is encoded by the coding sequence ATGACAAAATCAGTCCTGATTGAAAAAATAGCAGAAAAGGTCAAAGACCTCAATCTGACAAAAAAACAGACGGAAGTCGTGATAGAAACTGTATTTGAAAGCATAAAAGAAGCCCTTGCCAAAGGCGATAAGGTTGAGGTGCGGGGATTTGGCAATTTCAGGCTTCGTCACAGAAAGTTCAGAAAGGCAAGAAACCCTAAGACCGGCGAGTTCGTAGAAGTCCAGCCAAAAAAAGTTCCCTTTTTTAAAGTCGGCAAAGAACTCAGGGAAATGATAAACAAGTAA
- the cobA gene encoding uroporphyrinogen-III C-methyltransferase, producing MPGKVYIVGAGPGDIGLFTVKGVKCLQKAGVVVYDFHLNAQILNYINHDAEFIYAGKRGGQHTLTQEQINQILVDKAKQGKVICRLKGGDPFVFGRGGEEAETLSKNNIEFEIVPGVSSAVAAPAYAGIPLTHRLYSSSFAVVPGYEDASKVESSINWANLATGVGTIVFLMTVKNISTACRRLIENGRSPDTPVAVIRWGTRPEQTTITGNLKNIAGLIKAEDIKPPAVMVVGDVVNLRDKLKWYEKKPMFGHRVLVTREHSGGFEQLEELGAEIMEFSTVEIVPPKDWGKLDKAVAKIDSYNWLIFTSANAVKFLFRRLFELNKDIRDLKGVKICAIGAKTAEAINKFGIRVDLVPEEFNAEGIIKSVQAFKRSSVQSDKDSASELRTPNSKLLKGVRFLLPRAEVAREIFPEKVRGLGGEIDVVTAYRAVKPEVHGKRLRRFLKEGKISIATFTSAGTFKNFMEIMGDEAHGLLEGIAIAVIGPVTAKAVQKAGLKIDIMPKEATIEAMVKAIIEWAGNKGRG from the coding sequence GTGCCGGGTAAAGTTTACATAGTAGGCGCCGGCCCCGGCGACATCGGGCTCTTTACGGTAAAAGGGGTTAAATGCCTTCAAAAAGCAGGGGTAGTCGTATATGACTTTCACCTCAATGCCCAGATACTGAATTACATAAACCACGATGCTGAGTTTATCTATGCGGGAAAACGCGGCGGACAGCACACCCTCACGCAGGAGCAGATAAATCAGATACTTGTTGATAAGGCAAAACAGGGCAAGGTCATTTGCCGTTTAAAAGGGGGCGACCCGTTTGTATTCGGCAGAGGCGGCGAAGAGGCGGAGACACTCTCAAAAAATAATATTGAATTTGAAATTGTTCCTGGTGTAAGCTCTGCAGTTGCCGCGCCTGCTTATGCAGGAATTCCCCTGACCCACCGTCTTTATTCCTCATCTTTTGCAGTTGTCCCCGGCTATGAAGACGCATCAAAAGTGGAAAGCTCAATCAACTGGGCAAATCTCGCAACAGGCGTAGGAACCATAGTCTTTCTCATGACCGTAAAGAATATCAGCACTGCATGCCGTAGGCTTATTGAAAACGGCAGAAGCCCCGATACTCCGGTTGCTGTTATAAGGTGGGGCACAAGACCCGAGCAGACAACTATCACGGGCAATTTGAAGAATATTGCCGGACTAATCAAAGCGGAGGATATAAAACCTCCGGCAGTAATGGTCGTAGGCGATGTTGTGAATCTTAGGGATAAGCTTAAATGGTATGAAAAAAAACCGATGTTCGGGCATAGAGTTCTCGTCACAAGAGAACACTCAGGCGGTTTTGAGCAGTTGGAAGAATTAGGCGCTGAAATAATGGAGTTTTCCACTGTTGAAATCGTGCCGCCCAAAGATTGGGGCAAACTTGACAAGGCTGTTGCAAAGATAGACTCATACAACTGGTTAATATTCACAAGCGCAAACGCAGTTAAATTTTTATTCCGTCGGCTTTTTGAACTGAACAAAGACATCCGTGATTTAAAGGGAGTGAAAATCTGCGCCATAGGCGCAAAAACAGCAGAAGCGATCAATAAGTTCGGGATAAGGGTGGATTTAGTGCCTGAAGAGTTCAATGCGGAAGGAATTATTAAATCAGTTCAAGCGTTCAAGCGTTCAAGCGTTCAAAGTGACAAGGACTCAGCTTCCGAACTCCGAACTCCAAACTCCAAACTATTAAAGGGAGTGCGTTTTCTCCTGCCGCGGGCAGAAGTTGCGCGGGAAATTTTTCCGGAAAAGGTTAGGGGACTTGGCGGTGAGATAGATGTTGTTACTGCATACAGAGCAGTAAAGCCTGAAGTGCATGGAAAAAGGCTGAGAAGATTTTTAAAAGAAGGGAAGATCTCAATAGCGACATTTACCAGCGCGGGAACCTTTAAAAATTTCATGGAGATAATGGGCGATGAGGCTCACGGGCTTTTAGAAGGCATTGCAATAGCGGTAATTGGTCCCGTAACCGCAAAGGCGGTTCAAAAAGCAGGTCTGAAAATTGACATCATGCCGAAAGAGGCGACAATTGAGGCAATGGTTAAGGCGATAATTGAATGGGCAGGGAACAAAGGCAGAGGATAG
- a CDS encoding nucleotidyltransferase domain-containing protein has translation MINKELIKKAVAKISAQFNPQRIILFGSYARGTADDKSDIDLLVICPLRKRRRTLMLEMDRVLKGLKLARDIVVLSPGEFEIEKEISGTIARYAWKEGKPLYEHKQKSK, from the coding sequence ATGATAAATAAAGAACTCATTAAAAAAGCTGTTGCAAAGATATCTGCTCAGTTCAATCCTCAGCGTATTATCCTTTTTGGCTCATATGCGAGGGGCACCGCTGATGATAAAAGTGATATTGACCTTTTAGTGATATGTCCTCTAAGGAAAAGGCGACGGACCTTAATGCTTGAAATGGATAGAGTGCTGAAGGGTTTAAAATTGGCAAGGGATATTGTTGTGCTAAGTCCGGGGGAATTTGAGATTGAAAAAGAAATCTCAGGCACAATAGCCCGTTATGCATGGAAGGAGGGAAAACCTCTCTATGAACATAAACAAAAAAGTAAATGA
- a CDS encoding HEPN domain-containing protein — MNINKKVNEIAREWIGHAEEDLRLAKHAFKLSSSCPYKLVAFHAQQCAEKYLKAFLTIKNVDFPYTHNISLLLELCSSYADWAKDLHEAEDLTPYAITARYPGKDKVTKKDAVKAVETANKVRKIIRKVLKQHSIKP, encoded by the coding sequence ATGAACATAAACAAAAAAGTAAATGAAATTGCAAGAGAATGGATTGGACATGCCGAAGAAGATTTGCGGCTGGCAAAACATGCATTTAAGCTCTCAAGTTCGTGCCCATATAAACTGGTTGCTTTTCATGCACAGCAGTGTGCGGAGAAATATTTAAAGGCTTTTCTGACAATTAAAAATGTGGATTTCCCTTATACGCATAACATATCCCTGTTGCTGGAGTTATGTTCTTCCTATGCCGACTGGGCAAAAGATTTGCACGAAGCTGAGGATTTAACCCCCTATGCAATTACCGCCCGTTATCCCGGAAAAGATAAAGTAACTAAAAAAGACGCCGTTAAAGCTGTAGAGACTGCCAATAAAGTTCGTAAGATAATCAGAAAAGTTTTAAAACAACACAGTATAAAACCATAG